In the Drosophila takahashii strain IR98-3 E-12201 chromosome 3R, DtakHiC1v2, whole genome shotgun sequence genome, one interval contains:
- the LOC108064570 gene encoding uncharacterized protein, with protein MPPSVFCILIWRLTVQILYPDGYMGCSLQEALHNEHLIWSKGDSMEVQVKMLMRDSFRTTLMLVILIEMMNTLDAFMNIPIPRVRVIRL; from the exons ATGCC TCCCAGCGTATTTTGCATCCTAATTTGGCGCCTGACAGTGCAAATTCTCTATCCCGACGGATACATGGGCTGTTCGCTGCAGGAAGCGCTGCACAATGAGCATCTGATTTGGAGCAAAGGGGATAGCATGGAGGTCCAGGTGAAAATGCTGATGAGGGACTCCTTCCGGACCACGCTGATGCTCGTGATATTGATAGAGATGATGAACACGTTGGACGCATTCATGAATATTCCGATTCCCAGGGTCAGGGTCATTAGACTTTAG
- the LOC108064567 gene encoding RCC1 domain-containing protein 1 — translation MPLLFTGFNAFGQHECVSGDVDCAAGFSEINVPVSTQNQCTISIGWRYAALALGRKLWLRGLLDDGPNECVTLEATGDIKALAAGDSHCLVLLHSGQLYRVQPKLQAELLVVRLEAPPRSNSGTKRFIFGAPKAPSSPIIEHIACGSHINVAISAENSVYSIPSCLHQFSERQFRVKQLQCGHEHAVLLNVNGDVFTWGNGLRGQLGQAVLKVEETPQLLEALAGIKITQIAAGGWHSAAISAFGDLYTWGLNCSGQLGMRVMKPGGFLKEPTVYPLPQLQDLPECGCSKEAENSDDCAPLRVFAGSRHTLLIRRCGRPWASGWCKHGQMGKQLQNLSYVDAFQALDGIMMNTASDDVFCGPWSTVLHLKELRN, via the exons AAATAAATGTGCCAGTCTCGACCCAGAACCAGTGCACGATTTCGATCGGCTGGCGGTATGCGGCCCTCGCTCTTGGCCGGAAGTTGTGGCTGCGTGGGCTCTTGGATGATGGCCCAAACGAGTGCGTGACCCTCGAGGCAACGGGGGACATTAAGGCCCTGGCCGCTGGCGATTCCCACTGCCTAGTGCTACTGCATAGCGGACAACTCTATAGAGTGCAACCAAAACTGCAAGCGGAACTATTGGTTGTTAGACTAGAAGCTCCTCCCCGATCCAATTCGGGAACAAAGCGCTTTATCTTTGGGGCTCCCAAGGCGCCTTCATCGCCGATCATAGAGCACATTGCCTGTGGTTCGCATATAAACGTAGCGATTAGCGCGGAAAACTCCGTGTACAGCATTCCCAGCTGCCTGCACCAGTTTTCCGAGCGTCAGTTTCGAGTAAAGCAGCTCCAATGTGGCCATGAACACGCCGTACTCCTCAATGTCAACGGTGACGTGTTTACCTGGGGAAACGGACT GCGCGGACAGTTGGGTCAGGCCGTACTAAAAGTGGAGGAGACGCCGCAATTGCTGGAGGCGCTGGCGGGGATCAAG ATAACTCAAATTGCTGCCGGTGGTTGGCACAGTGCGGCCATATCCGCCTTCGGAGACCTCTACACCTGGGGCCTCAACTGCAGCGGTCAGCTGGGGATGCGTGTGATGAAACCCGGTGGCTTCCTAAAAGAGCCTACTGTATATCCGCTGCCCCAGTTGCAAGATCTGCCCGAATGTGGTTGCTCCAAAGAGGCGGAGAATAGCGATGACTGTGCACCGCTGAGGGTGTTCGCTGGATCTCGTCACACTCTACTGATCCGCCGGTGCGGGCGGCCATGGGCCAGTGGTTGGTGCAAGCACGGTCAGATGGGCAAGCAGCTCCAAAACCTGTCTTACGTTGACGCATTCCAGGCACTGGATGGCATCATGATGAACACTGCCTCCGATGATGTCTTTTGCGGTCCTTGGTCAACGGTGCTTCATTTGAAGGAACTAAGAAATTGA